In Lactuca sativa cultivar Salinas chromosome 5, Lsat_Salinas_v11, whole genome shotgun sequence, the DNA window TCTGGACTGTGTCATAAATGTGTTTGGGGAGAGGTTTCAGGTTGATCTGTTGCCGATCCCGTTGCGAGGGCTGAAGGTGATTGTCAGGATGAACTagttgggggccaatggggccatgatagatTGTGAGTGCCAGctggtgagagttcgaaccccaagtgggggagaagtgGTTATTCATGGGGAGAGGGCCTCGCAGGGGCCAACCCTCTGTTCagctgcgagggctaggagactTCTCCATTAGGGTTGTTCTGGATTTTTGTTGAATATCACGGATACGAGGGTTGAGACAACGATGGATTTGGGCATTGTGTCGGTCGTACGAGATTATCGAGATGTCTTTCCTGTGGAGTTGCCTGGAGTACCTCCAGAGAGACAAGTATACTTTCACATTGATTTGGTGTCGGGTTCCGCTCCGATAGCTAAGGCATTGTACCGGCTACCTCCACccaagatgcaagagttgtctatgcagcttcaggagctgctagaccgagggttcattTGTCCGAGTAGTTCCTCATCGGGAGCATcgatcctattcgtgaaaaagaaggacgggtcataCATCAATCCTATCCGTTTTGGGCCATGATTGCTAtggttgggctttattgggccatgaGACCCATTAATGATTTTTGGATATGGACTTTAGGCCCATTAGCAATGGGAGACTTTTGGGACATTATGAAAGGACTTAGGGCTTGGGTTCTTTAATTGGATTATACTCAACCCTAACCTTGGGTTAATGGTATTATTGTTTAGCATGGGTGGTTACGGACTGTTAGGAGAGCAGCTTTCGGATTTAGCagacagaggtgagtctcctcaccataccaatgggtcgaaggcaccaaggtcgacccatgTAGTTAGATGTAGTGTCTATTTTGGATTTACtactattatgtatggtatgcatGTATATGAGAATGTTCTAGTACTTATTGACTAGATAtgggaagaccccgggggaacCCGTGACAGTTGGATATAAGACTATGTGGGAGAGCCCATTGcattctaggtaaagaccatgtgggtgaGCCAATGGCAAGTAGTTAAGATCATGTGGAGGAGCTGACACATaggagtaagaccttggagggagTCCACGACATCCCTATAGGTTTATGTATGAGTTATGTAATATGATAGATATTCATGTGATATATTATGCTAGTTGACTTTATGTTAtctgcatggaagaccccgggaggAACCTGtggcagttggatataagacTATGTGGGGGAGCTCATGACATTTCTATGTAAAGACCATGTGAGGGAGCCCATGACATGTAGGTATAAGACCCTAGGAGGAGCCCACAACatctttatatgtttgtatgcatggttTATGTGGTTTACGTAGCTTGTATAACTGTTATTGATTATATTGTTAGGTGGATTGTGTGGTGTATGCTCTGGGGAAATCaataagcattagcttacagtttgttgatttgtttcaggtacttcagagtcTAAAGGCAAGTGCAAAGTTTGATGGCGCGGCATGTACTCTCCGACATTTTATTTgaggacactctgatatttgaaataaaataatgatgttatgaattttgaaaacaattgtcatTGAGATTTCATATattatgggaatgttttgattaattaaaaatgaaaattttgttcggAAATTTAGATCGTTACAAAATCGTTGTGGGCAACACGGATCGCCACGACCACAACCCAACCCACGACGACACATCGGGATGTTGTACACGGTCCTGATTTGTGGTCACCTAGACCACGAACTCGTTTGTGGTATGTACACCAATGTCTTATTATCTTTtgttaataattatatattaaattattgtTTATTGAGAAATAAAAATTGCATTTATGTGTTATTATTTGCAgtaatttatataatttaaaataaaaaacgaaTTATACTACATATAACCATTTTactttttcattattaaaagaatcaTTGTTCCAATAATTGCCATGGAGAGGCTTTCATGACATCAAAAGATTTTTCAGTTAGAAAACATTACAAGACAATGATGTTTATATACATTTTTTACTGTTTAAAGATGTTTgttcaaattttaaattaatattttctgTTGGCAGTTTTGATCGACAATAAGAAAAACACTATTTTATGGAATTCTTTTAGTTTTGAAATACTTTTATTAATAAGTAAACGGTTAATAGTTAACCAAACCGAAAAAACAGTTTAACCAAAAACCGGCTAACCGAAATTTTCAATTTAGGTTTAGGATTAAGAAAAAACCTAACCAATAATTCCAGTTAACCTTCCGAAATACAATTTCGGTTTTGGTTATTCATCCATTAAGAACTTGCAACCCACCCCACcatatctccctctcccttttacatttaaaataataataataataataaaataaaacctcAACGACTTCCCTTCCTCTGTCTCTCATAAATGATAAATCTCCTTGAGGATAAGAGAGCAAACAACACAATTTTGATCAAGAAATCTCCACCCTAGAAGCTTTTATTTTCAGTACAAGAACAAGCATCAAGCATGTTTCTCCATCAGATCCGAAGATGATAATAATAAAATTCCAGTGGGATCGGACAATCAAAACAACATACTTTGTAATTGTATTGGTGAAAGAAAGTAAAGAATAGAAATGGAAAACTATAGTCTAGCTTGTGCGGGTTAGGTTATTTATGCCCAAGCTCTTTTCCTGGGAACAAGATCTGAAGTTTTTATGTCATCAATTTTTGCAGCAACAATGAAATCATTCATGCTCAACCCTCCTGCAAAGCAACAATAAAAGAATTAAATCGAAATTAACATTTTTGCAATCATGCAAGAACATGAATGGTGGTGTGGTGTGGTGTGGTTACCAATGGAAGAAGTCCAGAGCTCCGCTCTAACTTGATTGGGTGGTTCCAGGTGAAGGTTAGGAAGATGACCCGTAGATTTTACTACCGTGAAGATTCTGTTTATGAGTTCCACCCCACATTCAAAATCTCTAAGCTTCCATAAACATTGTAGCTTTAGTTTTCCATCTTGGTTTACTAGCCTCCAACCAATGACCTACATCAAAGTATACAACAAGAAAGAAGAATTACAGATATGTCATATGATCTATGGAGAAACAAAAAACTTATATAGCACATGCTGTATAGTTTCTatagttcaaaaaaaaaaaaaaaaaaaaaaatacacccCAAACCCAAATCATACCAAACAAGTGATACTTTTTTCCTTCAAGGACATAGTTTAAAatcaatatataaataaaattaaaatgaaCCTTTCGCAAAAGCTGCTGTGCATCATCCTCGGAGATCGGAGACTGCAAATGGGTAATTGGAGTGCATTCTTGTTGAGCAAGGGACATAGCAGCGACATTGGGGATCAGAATCCTGTGCTCGGTGTCCAAAAGACCTACTCTGTCACTGAAATTTGTCTCTATTTCCGCAGGAAAAGGGTCTCTGGCGCCAAAGTCACCCAGAGAATCGTTGCCCAAAGCAAAACTTTTTCTTCTTGTTCTCATCGACCCTCGACTAACCATACGATGATGACTATCATTGAAAATTACAGAATTGTGGCTTTGGTTTGTAGAGAAAGTGACTGGAGGAGCGAAGAAGCAAAGAGTGGCAAAACCCGCCATCTGTGAGAGAGAACACTCTCGTTCTCTTGATGAAATTGAAAAAATTAAAAGGAACGGAGCACTTTCTTCTTATCTTCCCCTGCACTACAGACGGAGGGATGGAGGAGCAAGGTTTGTTAAGTTTTCCGTTATCTTATCCAAGTGCTCAAAAAATAGGTGGTccaatcattttttttatttgaaattaaatatataaattataaaagtcatccgaagagaaagaaaagaaagaggcAAGCTATAACAAGCCATCGAAGAACGATGTCAACTCAGCGCCAAGTAGCTCCACTTAGCGCCATCGAAAAAACTCTACTAAACTTATTACCAACCTATTAAACATTAAATACTACGCtatatcttttaatttttttagttttttttaacattaaattaaataaaaaacataatttaaaacataaataaatattttacattaattaaaaaacatagaaaattaaacctaaattactaaaaaaaaaagacaaaattgcaaaaatggtccctgtggtatgcaattttttgaggttttagtccaaaccataacttttttggattggtggtcttTTTGAGGTAGTTTGTTTGTGATTGTGGTCCTTCCATAAATTGAAAAGACTAAATTGcccttattatatttattttccacttttcttttttttctataaatatttatatataaaaaataaaaatagggggccttctctctctctctctctctctctctctctctctctctctcgaattGTGTTGCTGCCATTAAAGAGTAAAAAACTCTTTCTCCTTCCTCCATTTTTCCTGTCGATCAAAATACTCATCCAAAGACCCCCAATTCGGTGTTGCTTTCGTTCAACATCCTTCTCCGATCTACAGAGGACTGAAGTCCTTCCTCCTCCTACATGTGTTGTTCTTGATCGGGCTAGAAAAGAAAGAAGTTGCCAGAGCAACCCTTCGATGTTGGCTCGCCTCCTAGTGAGTTGCTAAACCACCACCGGGCCACTcctattttttattaaattcgtGTTTCTCCTTTCATGATCAGACGAGGATCGAAGATCCTCCTCCGATTTCTACCTTCGTTCTTCTTCATGATCGGTCAAAGATCGGAGACCCTTTCCCTTCGATGCCACAGTCGTCGACAACGGCtttcttcaggctcttcatctCCTCGCGATTTCCCAGCCACCACCGGAGGTGCTTCGTATTTGTGTTCTTTTTCTTTCCCTTCCCAATCTGTTGAAAACGATGATCGATTCTCCAAAACGAGGATGTTGCAAGATCTGAGAGGTTAAATAGAGAGAATTCTTTCATATGAGCTAAGCCGATGTCGAAGAAAGCTAAGCAGATAGGGATTTGTAGTTTGGGGAGGAGGAATAGTAATGGTGATGATGTTCTTCCCAAAACGATAAACATAGTCAAAATGGACGGTGGTGGTGAACGGTGATTGTGAAGATAAGGGGGATGGAGACTGTTGGTGGCGAATGATGGTGGCTTATGTGTTTATGAATCTTGATTGTGTTTTCTACATGTAGGAATTGAGCATTTTTGATGGGAGAAATTAGGTTTTTTGGAAGGAGAGAATATGGTGAAAgggggaagaagatgaagaacaaAGTTGTATGTGTTTTTGGTTTTAAtccatagagagagagagagagagagagagagagagagaggtgtgggccccaaattaggtaattattttatttttcatttaaattaaatagaataagaaaaaaaatatatatcagaagggcataatagtcttttcAGTTTACTGAGGGACCAAAAACGCAAAGAAAGtggctcaaaaggaccaccaatccaaaaaagtcgtggtttggactaaaaccccaaaaatttgcataccacagggaccatttttgcagttttgtcaaaaaaaaacataaaaacatagaaaattaaacctaaattactaaaaaaaacataaaaaaaatatagaatcTAGTTACGATAGTATTCAAAAACTtgttgttgaattttaaaaaatgtgcTTAAATTTTCCGGATCGAGAtccagttgtggttttatgtttaaaatgtgaaGATCGGTTAGTGTCATTTTTCGCCGACGAACTTCCTCTGTtgactcaaaaaaaaaatttctaaaagcttagatttttGTCTATTTTGTCTGCTAGTACGTCCACGTTGGTTGATTTTCCGCTTGAAGACGCCCCCTTTCTCGCTTTGTCCCTTCCCGGTGGTCAGCAAAGTTGGATGTCCGGTGGACCATCCCCCTCGGTGGCGTCGAACTCATCATTGAGGTCGAGGCTAACACCAACGTCCTACCCGGAAGTTCTTGCCTTTTTGTTGGAGCCGGTGGAAGATCCCAAATGCACCGTTTCCAGATAAATGACTTATTTTGGACCATTACAACAAACTTCTCACACTTTTGGTTGTCGAATGGTTTGTCATTGTTGGTAATTTTTTATTGGTAAAACGCGGTTGATAAAATGTTGAAATCGTTGAAACTACTTCTATGCATATTTTTAAGATTGAAAATAATTACCACTCTACAATATATCTttaaattttttagttttttttaacattaaattaaataaaaaaacataatttaaaacataaataaatattttacattaattaaaaccacattacattaattaaaaaacatagaaaattaaacctaaattactaaaaaaaacataaaaaacaaagaaaattaaacctaaattactaaaaaaaaacataacaaaaaaatataGAATCTAGTTACAATAGTTTTCAAGAACTtgttgttgaattttaaaaaacgTGCTTAAATTTTCCGAGTCGAGATCTAGTTGCGGCTTCATGTTTAAAATTTGAAGATCGGTTAGTGTCATTTTTCGCCGACGAGCTTCCTCCGTTGActcaattttttttcttctaaaaacTTAGATTTTTGTCTATTTTGTCTGCTAGTACGTCATCGTTGGTTGATTTTCCGCTTAAAGACGCCCCCTTTCTCGCTTTGGCCATTCCCGGTGGTCAACAAAGTTGGATGTCCGGTGGACCATCCCCCTCGGTGGCGTCAAACTCATCATTGAGGTCGAGGCTAACACCAACGTCCTAGCCGGAAGTTCTTGCCCTTTTGTTGGAGCCGGTGGAAGATCCCAAATGCACCGTTTCCAGATAAAGGACTCATTTTCGACCATTACAACAAACTTCCCACACTTTTGGTTGTCGAATGGTTTGCCATTGTTGGTAATTTTTTATTGGTAGAACGTGGTTGATAAAATGTTGAAATCGTTGCTACCACTTCTATGCATATTTTTAAGATTGAAAATAGTTACCACTCTACAAtatatcttttaatttttttagttttttttaacattaaattaaataaaaacataaataaatattttacattaattaaaaccacattacattaattaaaaaacatagaaaattaaacctaaattactaaaaaaacataaaaaacatagaaaattaaacctaaattactaaaaaaaacataaaaaaatatagaaTCTAGTTACGATAGTTTTCAAGAACTtgttgttgaattttaaaaaacgTGCTTAAATTTTCCGGGTTGAGATCTAGTTGTAGCTTCATGTTTAAAATTTGAAGATCGGTTAGTGTCATTTTTCGCCGACGAGCTTCCTCCGTTgactcaatttttttttcttctaaaaacTTAGATTTTTGTCTATTTTGTCTGCTAGTATGTCCTCGTTGGTTGATTTTCCGCTTGAAGACGCCACCTTTCTCGCTTTGTCCCTTCCCGGTGGTCAACAAAGTTGGATGTCCGGTGGACCATCCCCCTCGGTGGCGTCGAACTCATCATTGAGGTCCAGTCTAACACTAACGTCCTACCTGGAAGTTCTTGCCCTTTTGTTGGAGCCGGTGGAAGACCCAAATGCACCGTTTCCAGATAAAGGACTCATGTTGGACCATTACAACAAACTTCCCACACTTTTGGTTGTTGAATGGTTTGCCATTGTTGGTAATTTTTTATTGGTAGAACGCGGTTGATAAAATGTTGAAATCGTTGCTACCACTTCTATGCATATTTTTAAGATTGTCGAATACGCCGTTAAATTTAGTGCAATCCGCTCGAAGGTCACACCATTTTGCATTGATTGAGTCatcgaagaacacaaaaagaatggtgataaaggaaaagagaaagtcaccggagaatcttcaaaaggagagACGAGACATCCTTCATTCAAAaatttcaagagtagtggtgctacagaGTTTTCTAGTGTCCTTAATCCCATAATTGTTCTAACTTGGATTCAGAACACAGAGAAAGTATTTCGTATCActcatgtggataatgaagacaaggctaattaTGCTTCTACTATGCTCGTAGGAGAAGCCTTGGTttggtgggaagcaacatatgtAGCTCTCAAAGGGTTTGACCAGGAGAATTTATCTTGGGAAATGTTCAAAACTCGTTTGCTAGggaagtattgtcctctagataTGAGGAGAAGATTGGAGAAAGAATTCCTCGAActtaaacaaggaggaatgactgtgatTGATTATGAAACTGAATTCAATCAAAAAGCATggtttgctacaaagtatattccaactgaagacgatAAAATTCAGTTATTCTTAGATGGACTACGGTATGAAATCCACGATTTCGTGGCTAATCGGGATGTTCTGTCATTTGAAAAAGTTGTTGAGAATGCTCGAAAGCGAgagcatgacttagaaatacgtggtgccactCTTTCTGTTTCGAAGCATCCATGTATTTATCGAACTACTCCTGTTTCCTCTATTCCACCAGCTCAATCTGTTCGAATTGAACCTGGTAACCAAGTGCAAACTCATAATACCCCTCGTGGCCGCAGTAGGTCGCAATCTTTTTCTCTTCAATCGACATCGTTTCGAAATTGTGGAAAGAATCATCCGGGCGAATGCATATTAGAAAAAGGATCAGTGGTCTATTATGGATGTGGAGAAGTAGGCTACATGAAGTCTGTTTGTCTGATGAAGAATGTTACAAGCTTTTCTTGTGGTGTTGTTGGCCACAGGAAGCGTTTTTGCCTtactcttactagtcaaatgATGGGAAGTCATGCTTCTGTTCAACAACCAACGAGAAGTCAAGCTACTATTCAACAACCAAAGAGTATTCCAACTAAAAAGgtggaggtgccaaaagctaagggtcgtgcattccagattaccaTAGAGGAGGCACGTGAAGACCCAAATGTTGTGACTGGTAAATTTCTTGTCAACTttagacctgctcacatcttatttgattctggtgcctctGATTCTATTGTGTCTCATGAATTAGCgcattcctttcaaattgcttgttgTGCACTCACACAACCATTTCATGTAGatacttgctgataaagtctatagggattgtgtCATAGAAGTTGAAGGCTATAATTTCCTTGCTAATCTGattcctatctccttgcccaactttgatattattctcggcatggattgcTTGTCAAAGAACCGCgcagaactcttgtgctatgaaaaaATAATATGTATTCCCATTAAAGGGGAGAATCCTATTTATGTCTACGATGAACAAagaatcttaaaaataatctctttcctcaAAGATCATAAATTCATATCGAAGGGGTGTTTTATCTATCTAGCCTACACAGTTGATgtcaaaagaggagaagaaaacatTAAATGATTTTCCCAttgttaacgaatat includes these proteins:
- the LOC111901522 gene encoding probable pterin-4-alpha-carbinolamine dehydratase, chloroplastic, whose product is MAGFATLCFFAPPVTFSTNQSHNSVIFNDSHHRMVSRGSMRTRRKSFALGNDSLGDFGARDPFPAEIETNFSDRVGLLDTEHRILIPNVAAMSLAQQECTPITHLQSPISEDDAQQLLRKVIGWRLVNQDGKLKLQCLWKLRDFECGVELINRIFTVVKSTGHLPNLHLEPPNQVRAELWTSSIGGLSMNDFIVAAKIDDIKTSDLVPRKRAWA